A section of the Streptomyces sp. Je 1-369 genome encodes:
- a CDS encoding RDD family protein, protein MSTEPPQYPPPDDDPFKKQPPRQPPPQSPQGGGSPYDTPPPGGGSPYGTPPPPYGGDPYGGGQGGHGGPDPLAGMPPLADSGKRVLARIIDMILVGIVVGLLTWLFGTSEYDIDPDNVNSGKSFGQSLLAAVLYIAYDTFMISKTGQTLGKKWLGMRVANLNDGATPTLQTALARAAVLWLPFAFCCACIWTAICGGWSFFDKPYKQGLHDKAAKTVVVSA, encoded by the coding sequence ATGAGCACCGAACCGCCGCAGTACCCGCCGCCGGACGACGACCCGTTCAAGAAGCAGCCCCCGCGGCAGCCGCCCCCGCAGTCCCCGCAGGGCGGCGGATCCCCGTACGACACCCCGCCCCCGGGCGGCGGCTCACCCTACGGAACCCCGCCCCCGCCCTATGGCGGCGACCCGTACGGCGGTGGTCAGGGTGGCCACGGCGGGCCGGACCCGCTCGCCGGAATGCCTCCGCTGGCCGACAGCGGCAAGCGGGTGCTCGCCCGCATCATCGACATGATTCTGGTGGGCATCGTCGTAGGCCTGTTGACGTGGCTGTTCGGCACGTCGGAGTACGACATCGACCCGGACAACGTGAACTCGGGTAAATCGTTCGGCCAGTCGCTGCTGGCCGCCGTGCTCTACATCGCGTACGACACCTTCATGATCTCGAAGACCGGGCAGACGCTCGGCAAAAAGTGGCTGGGCATGCGGGTCGCCAACCTCAACGACGGGGCCACGCCGACCCTGCAGACCGCGCTGGCCCGCGCGGCCGTCCTCTGGCTGCCGTTCGCGTTCTGCTGCGCCTGTATCTGGACGGCGATCTGTGGCGGCTGGAGC